From Arachis stenosperma cultivar V10309 chromosome 2, arast.V10309.gnm1.PFL2, whole genome shotgun sequence, one genomic window encodes:
- the LOC130962303 gene encoding putative disease resistance protein At3g14460, with amino-acid sequence MAGALIGGAFLSGFINVVFDRFLSSEAANLIIGKKLGPDLVERLRISLHAAEALVDDAEYKQLDNPSVKDWLNSLRDAVYVADDLLDSVLTKEATRKEVRSFWTISFLNQDREIVDKMEDVVRRINFFEKQKDFLGLEKTTKRNFLSWRIPSTSLAEGNIFGREKEQDEIIKIINDNREHQLSVIPIVGIGGVGKTTLAQWLYNNDKLMEGFQVKEWVCISEHFDIVQVTKSIIGQNAQRIDDFNSLQLELKEKLSAKKFFIVLDDVWSDDGDVWKKFKTPFQYGAKGSTILVTTRVKEVASVVQTCPPYVLSELSEDCCWSVFATNACFPESNGSPTLEEIGRKIVKKCKGLPLAVETLGRMLRTKHNVKEWEDVLISDIWEFFVKNSKIIPALLISYFHLPAHLKRCFVHCSLYPKDYDFDKAELILLWMAEDLLRPPKRGESLEEVGCECFDELASRLFFKQHKDSSKNFVMHDLLHDLALFLAGDFYCRFKELGDAERICPQTRHLSYESLSHLISNDFDSISKVESLRTFLPTKIFSCSDNIDCVTCILISKLKYLRVLSFLWFTKLDVLPDSIGELTYLRYLNLSRTSIKILPDSLCDLYNLQTLKLDDCSSLTMLPNSMHKLVNLQHLYIKRTSLKEMPGRMSKLKKLHILSNFVVGKHEDNGIQELGGLLNLHGSFEIKKLENVADVKEARSARITDKKNIDKLQLEWSSSDDMVSNTEKERDILHSLQPHNGLKALTITGYKGTTFPKWVGNRSYNNMTRVSLVSCTNCCMLPSLGQLPSLKSLRIQGFDQLRSIGMEFYQNEDDHSSLHIAPFPSLETLEFSDMPSWEVWHLSNSETFPQLRKLEITDCPMLKEDMLNQVFLQIIFSLSEGSKIRKLLVGEDHFGSSQRMILEGDTLIISGYKSVVESAFEAMSINHLVCLQELRIIQCWFAVSFQGNRLPESLQKLTIENCGELEFGDQHQLNYNLLDLSIEAGSCSSLTSFSLDAFPNLKTLKISECENLKSLSLSQPPHTALQHLTIYSCPEFVSFTGEGLAAPNLTHLEITDCNKLEALPSDMNTLLPNLKSLHMLHCLGICRLPEGGLPPNLIELTIGGCEEQLKDLSWMGNLDSLTHFTILGFDCDSLKSFPEAGSLPQLPSLTTLKISWFENLETLECKELLPLTSLQQLIIEECHELQKMAGEMLPSSLLLLQVERCPLLAEGCKMKHQQVWPKLSHIRTIEVDGEHIF; translated from the coding sequence ATGGCTGGTGCACTTATTGGTGGAGCTTTTCTCTCTGGCTTCATTAATGTTGTTTTTGACAGGTTCCTTTCTTCCGAGGCTGCCAACTTGATCATTGGCAAGAAGCTTGGCCCTGACTTAGTTGAAAGACTAAGGATTTCTCTGCATGCTGCTGAAGCTTTGGTTGATGATGCTGAGTACAAGCAATTGGACAACCCTTCTGTGAAGGACTGGCTCAACAGTCTCAGGGATGCTGTTTATGTTGCTGATGACTTGCTGGATTCTGTCCTCACCAAAGAGGCTACTCGAAAGGAGGTACGTTCTTTCTGGACCATTAGCTTCCTCAACCAAGATAGGGAGATAGTAGATAAGATGGAAGATGTGGTTAGAAGGataaacttttttgaaaaacagaaggaTTTCCTTGGTCTTGAAAAGACTACCAAGAGGAACTTCTTGTCATGGAGAATTCCATCCACATCTCTTGCTGAAGGTAATATCTTTGGCAGGGAAAAAGAGCAAGATGAAATAATCAAGATAATAAATGATAATAGAGAGCATCAGTTGTCTGTGATTCCCATTGTGGGCATAGGTGGAGTTGGTAAAACAACTTTAGCACAATGGTTGTACAATAATGACAAGTTGATGGAGGGGTTTCAAGTCAAAGAATGGGTTTGCATTTCGGAACACTTTGATATTGTTCAAGTTACAAAGAGTATCATAGGCCAAAATGCTCAACGTATTGATGATTTCAACTCACTTCAACTTGAATTGAAGGAAAAATTATCTGCAAAGAAGTTCTTTATTGTTCTGGATGATGTTTGGAGTGATGATGGTGATGTCTGGAAGAAATTTAAGACCCCTTTCCAATATGGGGCCAAGGGAAGTACAATTCTTGTAACAACTCGTGTCAAAGAGGTTGCCTCTGTAGTCCAAACTTGTCCCCCTTATGTTCTTAGTGAGTTGTCTGAAGATTGTTGTTGGTCAGTGTTTGCAACCAATGCTTGTTTTCCAGAATCAAATGGGAGTCCAACACTAGAAGAAATCGGAAGAAAGATTGTCAAGAAGTGTAAGGGGTTACCATTAGCTGTGGAAACACTTGGACGTATGTTGCGGACGAAGCACAATGTTAAGGAATGGGAAGATGTACTAATTAGTGATATTTGGGaattttttgtgaaaaatagtaaaattattCCAGCATTGTTAATTAGTTACTTCCACCTTCCTGCACATTTGAAGCGTTGCTTTGTTCATTGTTCATTGTATCCGAAAGATTATGATTTTGATAAAGCTGAATTAATTTTGCTATGGATGGCAGAAGATCTTTTAAGGCCACCAAAGAGAGGAGAGAGTTTAGAAGAAGTTGGTTGCGAGTGTTTTGATGAACTAGCTTCcagattattttttaaacaacaTAAGGACTCTTCCAAGAATTTTGTGATGCATGACCTCTTACATGATTTAGCATTGTTCCttgctggagacttctattgTAGATTTAAAGAGCTTGGTGATGCAGAGCGTATCTGTCCACAAACTCGTCATTTGTCCTATGAAAGCTTGAGTCATTTGATCTCAAATGATTTTGATTCAATCAGTAAAGTAGAATCTTTGAGAACATTCTTGCCAACCAAGATCTTTTCTTGTTCAGACAACATTGATTGTGTAACATGTATCCTAATATCCAAGCTCAAATATTTGAGAGTTTTGTCATTTCTCTGGTTCACAAAACTTGATGTATTGCCTGATTCAATAGGTGAATTGACCTATTTGCGTTACTTGAATCTCTCTAGAACAAGTATTAAGATACTACCAGATTCCTTGTGTGATTTGTATAATCTACAAACATTGAAGCTGGATGACTGTTCTAGTTTGACTATGTTACCCAACAGCATGCACAAGCTTGTGAATTTGCAGCATCTCTATATTAAGAGAACTTCTTTGAAAGAAATGCCAGGAAGAATGAGCAAATTGAAAAAGTTGCATATTTTAAGCAACTTTGTGGTGGGCAAGCATGAAGACAATGGAATCCAAGAATTAGGAGGGCTTTTAAATCTTCATGGATCATTTGAGATTAAGAAATTGGAGAATGTTGCTGATGTCAAAGAAGCAAGGAGTGCAAGGATAACAGATAAGAAGAACATTGACAAATTACAGTTGGAATGGTCTTCAAGTGATGATATGGTTTCAAatacagaaaaagaaagagatatacTCCACAGCTTGCAACCACACAATGGCTTGAAAGCATTGACAATAACAGGATACAAGGGCACAACATTTCCAAAGTGGGTTGGGAACCGTTCCTACAACAATATGACTCGTGTATCTCTAGTGTCCTGCACCAATTGTTGCATGCTTCCATCACTTGGACAGCTGCCATCTCTTAAGTCCCTTAGAATTCAAGGTTTTGATCAGCTGAGGAGTATTGGCATGGAGTTTTACCAAAATGAAGATGATCATTCTTCTTTGCATATTGCACCTTTTCCTTCACTGGAGACTTTGGAATTTTCTGATATGCCAAGTTGGGAGGTGTGGCACTTATCCAACTCAGAAACTTTTCCTCAACTCAGGAAGCTTGAAATAACAGATTGTCCAATGCTAAAGGAAGATATGCTTAATCAGGTATTCTTGCAAATCATTTTTTCATTGTCAGAGGGGTCGAAAATTCGCAAGCTACTTGTAGGTGAAGATCATTTTGGAAGCAGTCAACGGATGATTCTTGAAGGGGATACTTTAATAATTAGTGGATATAAGTCAGTGGTGGAGTCAGCATTTGAGGCAATGAGCATCAACCACCTAGTTTGCCTCCAAGAACTAAGAATCATACAATGTTGGTTTGCTGTATCCTTTCAAGGAAATCGCTTACCAGAATCTTTGCAAAAGTTGACAATTGAGAATTGTGGTGAACTGGAATTCGGAGATCAGCATCAACTGAACTACAATTTATTAGATCTATCCATAGAAGCAGGTAGCTGTAGTTCACTCACCTCATTCTCATTGGATGCCTTTCCAAATCTCAAGACTCTCAAGATATCAGAATGTGAGAATCTGAAATCACTTTCATTGTCACAGCCACCACACACTGCCCTTCAACATCTCACCATCTATAGCTGCCCCGAATTCGTGTCATTTACAGGAGAAGGACTAGCTGCACCAAACTTGACTCATCTTGAAATCACGGATTGTAACAAGTTGGAGGCATTGCCGAGTGACATGAATACTCTTCTTCCCAATCTAAAATCTCTCCACATGCTACATTGCCTAGGAATTTGTAGGTTGCCAGAAGGTGGTTTGCCACCTAACTTGATAGAGCTTACTATTGGAGGTTGTGAGGAACAACTGAAGGATCTATCTTGGATGGGAAACTTGGACTCCCTCACTCATTTTACCATTCTTGGTTTTGATTGTGATAGCTTGAAGTCATTCCCGGAGGCCGGTTCCCTGCCTCAACTTCCCTCCCTTACCACCCTAAAGATCAGTTGGTTTGAGAATCTGGAGACGTTAGAATGCAAGGAGCTTCTCCCCCTCACCTCCCTCCAACAATTAATAATTGAAGAATGTCATGAGCTGCAGAAAATGGCAGGGGAAATGCTGCCTTCCTCTTTGTTATTGCTTCAAGTTGAAAGATGTCCTTTGTTGGCAGAAGGCTGCAAGATGAAGCACCAACAAGTTTGGCCAAAACTTTCACACATCCGCACCATTGAAGTTGATGGAGAACACATTTTCTGA
- the LOC130960361 gene encoding methyl jasmonate esterase 1-like → MIRQERVAMENKKHFVLVHGACHGAWCWYKVYALLKSGGHRVTALDMAASGIHPKKVQELASITEYVEPLMELLESLPSEDRVILVGHSLGGICISMAMEMFPNKIAAAVFVASFMPSSQDPTFMTRIQQHREKVYSTMDSKIMFDEDAKNTSKPNGCMIFGPQHLVSNLYQLCPPEDISLAMSLLRPTRLYGDQEMVREQTRVTREKYGSVAKVYIVCEQDQAIKKDVQLSMIEKNPETDVKFIADADHMPMFSKPQELFSCLHHIATTYY, encoded by the exons ATGATTAGGCAAGAGAGAGTAGCTATGGAAAACAAGAAGCATTTTGTGCTGGTTCATGGTGCCTGCCATGGCGCGTGGTGTTGGTATAAGGTATATGCTTTGTTGAAATCAGGTGGTCACAGAGTGACAGCTCTGGACATGGCTGCCTCCGGGATCCATCCAAAGAAGGTTCAAGAGCTGGCTTCCATAACCGAATATGTGGAGCCATTGATGGAGTTGCTGGAGTCTCTGCCTTCAGAGGACAGAGTTATATTGGTTGGTCACAGCTTGGGCGGTATCTGCATTTCCATGGCCATGGAAATGTTCCCAAATAAGATTGCAGCTGCTGTCTTTGTAGCTTCTTTCATGCCTTCTTCTCAAGATCCAACCTTTATGACTCGTATCCAACAG CACAGGGAAAAAGTATATTCTACCATGGACTCGAAGATCATGTTTGATGAGGATGCCAAAAATACTAGTAAGCCCAATGGGTGTATGATATTTGGGCCCCAACACTTAGTATCCAATTTATACCAACTGTGTCCACCTGAG GATATTAGCCTAGCAATGTCATTGCTTAGGCCAACAAGGCTGTATGGTGACCAAGAAATGGTGAGAGAGCAAACAAGAGTTACAAGGGAAAAGTATGGGAGTGTGGCCAAAGTATACATAGTGTGCGAACAAGACCAAGCGATCAAGAAGGATGTTCAGTTGTCTATGATTGAAAAGAACCCAGAAACTGATGTGAAATTCATTGCTGATGCTGATCACATGCCTATGTTCTCTAAACCACAAGAGCTTTTCTCTTGCCTTCACCACATTGCAACCACCTATTATTAG
- the LOC130962304 gene encoding disease resistance protein RGA2-like has protein sequence MAGVLVGGAFLSGFINVVLDRLISADAVNLVVGKKLSPHLVERLKNVLTDAGALVDDAELKQLDNHDVKDWLNCLRDALYTADDLLDRICTKAATQKGVRNFLPSFLNSEDRKMVNEIERVVRRIEDLENRKGKLGLEKISTATFSWKTPSTSLVRGNVYGREDDKKALIKMLNDNNEHHLSVISIVGMGGVGKTTLAQWMYNNAELMDGFDRKAWVCVSESFNIVETTRNIVKEITTNAQDLDSFNSIQDALKKGLSKKKFFIVLDDVWSNDHHQWKDFLAPFQYGVKGSTILLTTRKEDVGSVVQTNYHPHYLIPLSEDYCWSVFAANASFPESNGNPTLEGIGRSIARKCDGLPLAAETLGCLCRRHVAEEWEKILRSDIWEFSINDSKIIPALLVSYHQLPSYLKRCFVYCSLFPKDYHFEKDELILLWIAEDLLRLPKRGESLEEVGCKCFEELVSRLFFKKLQDDDEYFVMHDLLHDLAIFLAGDFYCRIEELGEQEEKKVLTRHFSYFPPARLDHPISKVFNSNAKLESLRTSLYIDDLFSMESVASKFICLRVLSFDKLDVLPESIGESIHLRYLNLSWTDINRLPESLCNLYNLQTLILYGCTKLTMLPINMHNLVNLRHLDLRKTCLEEMPGGISKMKHLHTLSSFVVGKHEDNGIKELGGLSNLHGSLELKKLENIVDVKEAENARITNKNLINKLYMKWSSGDDMVPNTKAERDILDSLEPHNNLKELRIKGYKGTIFPDWLGHCAYNNMISVSLESCNNCCMLPSLGQLPSLTALCIEGFSQLKCVGMEFYKGIGDPSFHIAPPFPLLQSLKFYDMACWEEWHLPDSKAFPQLKSLQITDCPMLKGDMLNHVLMRIVSSSSDALKVRKLVIQSVAGWIPGMSLNGDKLSITGSESVVESAFNEMMSINHLPLQEVEIIGCLFPVSWPNNCLLPKSLQKLTIWECSKVEFPQHKYDLVELLIYSCDSVTSLSLDVFPNLKNLKIYSCRNLESVSMSEAPHAALQRLSITYCDKLVSFAGEGLAAPNLTHLQVRWCDKLEALPRDMKSLLPSLHSLDINGCPNICRLPEGGLPPNLKSLVWGIGDQQMRDLSWMGNLHALTHLSIYGYECKNIKSYPEVGSLPHLPSLTTLEINWFPNLETLECNELLRLTSLQQLHIFDCSKLENMEGEKLPPSLLLLKIEGCRLLGGLCKNKHQQIWPKISHIPTIQVV, from the coding sequence ATGGCTGGAGTTCTTGTTGGTGGAGCTTTTCTGTCTGGCTTCATTAATGTTGTCCTGGACAGGCTCATTTCTGCTGATGCTGTCAACTTGGTTGTGGGAAAGAAGCTTAGCCCTCACTTGGTTGAAAGGTTGAAGAATGTTCTGACAGATGCTGGAGCTCTTGTTGATGATGCAGAGCTAAAGCAACTGGATAACCATGATGTGAAGGATTGGCTCAACTGTCTCCGAGATGCTCTTTACACTGCCGATGACTTGCTGGACCGCATCTGCACCAAAGCTGCAACTCAAAAGGGGGTACGCAATTTCTTGCCTAGCTTCTTGAATTCTGAAGACAGGAAGATGGTGAATGAGATAGAAAGGGTGGTTAGAAGGATAGAAGATCTTGAGAACCGCAAAGGAAAGCTTGGGCTTGAAAAGATTTCCACTGCTACCTTCTCCTGGAAAACTCCATCCACTTCTCTTGTAAGAGGGAATGTGTATGGCAGGGAGGATGACAAGAAGGCCTTAATCAAGATGCTGAATGACAACAATGAGCATCACCTCTCTGTCATCTCTATTGTTGGCATGGGTGGTGTTGGTAAAACTACTTTGGCTCAATGGATGTATAATAATGCAGAGTTGATGGATGGATTTGATCGGAAAGCATGGGTTTGCGTTTCAGAAAGCTTCAATATTGTTGAGACTACAAGGAATATAGTAAAGGAGATCACTACAAATGCTCAGGATCTTGATAgcttcaattcaattcaagatgCTTTGAAGAAAGGATTGTCCAAAAAGAAGTTCTTTATTGTTTTGGATGATGTTTGGAGTAATGATCATCATCAATGGAAGGATTTTCTAGCCCCTTTTCAATATGGGGTTAAGGGAAGTACTATTCTTCTGACTACTCGCAAGGAAGATGTTGGTTCAGTAGTTCAAACAAATTATCACCCTCACTATCTCATTCCATTATCAGAAGACTACTGTTGGTCAGTGTTTGCAGCCAATGCTTCTTTTCCAGAATCAAATGGCAACCCGACACTAGAAGGAATAGGCAGAAGCATTGCTAGGAAGTGTGATGGTTTGCCATTAGCAGCAGAAACACTTGGTTGCTTGTGCAGAAGGCACGTTGCCGAGGAATGGGAAAAAATCTTAAGGAGTGACATTTGGGAATTTTCTATAAATGACAGTAAGATTATTCCAGCGTTGTTAGTAAGTTATCATCAACTTCCTTCGTATTTAAAGCGTTGTTTTGTTTATTGTTCATTGTTTCCCAAAGATTATCACTTTGAGAAAGATGAACTAATTTTGTTGTGGATAGCCGAAGATCTTTTAAGATTAccaaagagaggagagagcttAGAAGAGGTTGGTTGCAAGTGTTTTGAAGAATTAGTTTCAAGGTTATTCTTTAAAAAGCTTCAAGACGATGATGAGTATTTTGTGATGCATGATCTCTTGCATGACTTGGCAATATTCCTTGCTGGAGATTTCTATTGTAGAATAGAAGAACTTGgtgaacaagaagaaaagaaggttcTCACTCGCCATTTCTCGTATTTCCCACCTGCAAGGTTAGATCATCCAATCTCAAAAGTCTTTAACTCCAATGCGAAGTTGGAATCTTTGAGGACATCGTTGTATATCGATGATTTGTTCAGCATGGAAAGTGTAGCATCTAAGTTTATATGCTTGAGAGTTTTATCCTTTGATAAACTTGATGTATTACCTGAATCAATAGGTGAATCGATTCATCTACGGTATTTGAATCTCTCTTGGACTGACATCAACAGGTTGCCAGAATCATTGTGCAACTTGTATAATCTACAAACATTAATATTGTACGGATGTACTAAGTTGACCATGTTGCCCATTAACATGCACAATCTTGTGAATTTACGGCATCTTGATCTTAGGAAAACTTGTTTGGAAGAAATGCCTGGAGGAATAAGCAAAATGAAACACTTGCATACCTTAAGTTCCTTTGTGGTGGGGAAGCATGAAGAtaatggaatcaaggaattAGGAGGGCTCTCAAATCTTCATGGATCACTTGAGCTTAAGAAGTTGGAGAATATTGTTGATGTGAAAGAAGCAGAGAATGCAAGGATTACAAACAAGAATCTCATCAACAAATTATACATGAAGTGGTCTTCAGGTGATGATATGGTTCCGAACACAAAAGCCGAAAGAGATATACTCGACAGCTTGGAACCTCACAACAACTTGAAAGAGTTGAGAATCAAGGGATACAAGGGTACAATATTTCCAGATTGGTTGGGCCACTGTGCCTACAACAATATGATAAGTGTATCTCTAGAGTCTTGCAACAATTGCTGCATGCTGCCTTCACTTGGACAGTTGCCATCTCTTACGGCCCTGTGCATTGAAGGTTTTAGTCAGCTGAAGTGTGTTGGCATGGAGTTTTACAAGGGTATTGGTGACCCTTCTTTTCATATTGCTCCTCCTTTTCCCTTGTTGCAGAGTCTGAAATTTTATGATATGGCATGTTGGGAGGAGTGGCACTTACCTGACTCAAAAGCTTTTCCTCAGCTTAAGAGTCTTCAAATAACAGATTGTCCAATGTTAAAGGGAGATATGCTCAATCATGTATTAATGAGAATTGTTTCTTCTTCATCAGATGCTTTGAAAGTTCGCAAGCTAGTTATCCAATCTGTAGCAGGATGGATTCCAGGTATGTCACTGAATGGGGATAAATTATCAATTACGGGAAGTGAATCTGTGGTGGAGTCTGCATTTAACGAAATGATGAGCATTAACCATCTACCCCTCCAAGAAGTAGAAATCATCGGGTGTTTGTTTCCTGTGTCCTGGCCGAATAATTGCTTACTACCAAAATCTTTGCAAAAGCTCACAATATGGGAGTGCAGCAAAGTGGAATTCCCGCAGCACAAGTATGATTTGGTAGAGCTACTAATATACAGCTGTGATTCAGTGACCTCCTTGTCGTTGGATGTATTTCCCAATCTCAAGAATCTCAAGATATATAGTTGTAGGAATCTGGAATCAGTGTCAATGTCAGAGGCACCACACGCTGCTCTTCAACGTCTCTCCATTACTTACTGCGACAAATTAGTGTCATTTGCAGGAGAAGGACTGGCTGCACCCAACTTGACTCATCTTCAAGTCAGATGGTGCGACAAGTTGGAGGCATTACCACGTGACATGAAGAGTCTACTCCCAAGTTTACACTCTCTCGACATAAATGGTTGCCCAAACATTTGCAGGTTGCCAGAGGGTGGTTTGCCGCCTAACTTGAAATCACTTGTTTGGGGAATTGGGGACCAACAAATGAGGGATCTATCATGGATGGGCAACTTGCACGCCCTCACTCATCTCAGTATTTATGGTTATGAGTGTAAGAACATAAAGTCATACCCAGAGGTGGGTTCGCTGCCTCACCTTCCCTCCCTTACCACTCTTGAGATAAACTGGTTTCCTAATCTGGAGACATTGGAGTGCAACGAGCTTCTCCGCCTCACCTCCCTTCAACAATTGCACATTTTTGACTGTTCAAAGCTGGAGAATATGGAAGGAGAAAAGCTGCCTCCCTCTCTCTTGCTACTCAAAATTGAAGGGTGTCGTTTGCTGGGAGGATTATGCAAGAATAAGCATCAACAAATTTGGCCCAAAATTTCCCACATCCCCACCATTCAAGTCGTCTAA